A genomic window from Yarrowia lipolytica chromosome 1D, complete sequence includes:
- a CDS encoding uncharacterized protein (Compare to YALI0D19184g, uniprot|Q872L4 Yarrowia lipolytica Lipase (EC 3.1.1. 3)), which translates to MVSFGARIKDFFSVLLFGAASTSSSTKTALVSQGFYDAALDFSHLSNIAYCVNAPITPLKSDFSCGQSCVHFPDIELVHIFGGDFFSTSITGYLALDHVKKEKYVVFRGTFSIADAITDIQFQQSSFLVNVPALNTFTANDTAPEAQIDCKQCKIHDGFSKAFTETWHNIGDLLEQHLDSYPDYQLYVTGHSLGAAMALLGATSIKLRGYDPILINYGQPRVGNKAFADYISALWFGNGDGLEINQQRRLYRMTHWNDVFVGLPNWDGYTHSNGEVYIKGKYVNPPLKDVFSCAGGENSKCYRSEFNLLAQINLLQNHLCYIDYIGFCALNVGRRELNDLPHYNGPYKYGHKTEEQFIAEGLELSN; encoded by the coding sequence ATGGTCAGCTTTGGAGCTCGAATCAAGGACTTCTTTTCGGTACTCCTGTTTGGAGCTgcctccacctcttcttccaccaaGACCGCTCTTGTTTCGCAGGGCTTCTACGATGCTGCTCTGGACTTTTCCCATCTGTCCAACATTGCGTACTGTGTGAATGCCCCCATCACTCCGTTAAAGAGCGACTTCTCCTGCGGCCAGTCATGTGTACATTTCCCGGATATTGAGCTGGTCCACATCTTTGGAGGcgacttcttctccacatctATCACCGGATACCTTGCTCTGGACcacgtcaagaaggagaagtaTGTGGTCTTCCGAGGTACCTTCTCCATTGCCGATGCTATCACCGACATCCAGTTCCAGCAGTCCTCCTTTCTGGTAAATGTTCCAGCTCTCAACACCTTCACCGCCAACGATACAGCTCCAGAGGCCCAGATCGATTGCAAACAGTGCAAGATCCATGACGGCTTCTCCAAGGCTTTCACCGAGACCTGGCACAACATCGGAgacctgctggagcagcaTCTCGACTCGTATCCAGACTACCAACTGTACGTGACGGGACACTCTCTGGGAGCCGCAATGGCGTTGTTGGGCGCCACCTCCATTAAACTGAGAGGCTACGACCCCATCCTGATCAACTACGGACAGCCCCGAGTTGGAAACAAGGCGTTTGCAGACTACATCTCCGCGCTGTGGTTTGGTAATGGGGACGGCCTGGAAATCAACCAGCAGCGAAGATTGTATCGAATGACCCACTGGAACgacgtgtttgtgggcCTGCCCAACTGGGACGGATACACTCACTCCAATGGAGAAGTGTACATCAAGGGCAAGTACGTCAACCCTCCTCTGAAGGACGTCTTTTCTTgtgcaggaggagaaaaCTCCAAGTGCTACCGATCGGAATTCAACCTGCTCGCACAAATCAATCTTTTGCAGAACCATCTCTGCTACATTGATTACATTGGTTTCTGTGCTCTGAACGTCGGACGACGAGAACTCAACGACTTGCCCCATTACAATGGtccgtacaagtatggaCACAAAACCGAGGAGCAGTTTATCGCCGAGGGTCTCGAGCTCTCCAACTAA
- a CDS encoding uncharacterized protein (Compare to YALI0D19206g, similar to Saccharomyces cerevisiae ERG4 (YGL012W); ancestral locus Anc_4.112, similar to uniprot|P36209 Schizosaccharomyces pombe Delta(24(24(1)))-sterol reductase ERG4 homologue) codes for MSAVRQRKSEAQESLGDSSKMTASLAKAEDAAHQGYDFGGPFGALAMMTGFPLLMWYLYISSTYYDGLFAWPAANQTWSEFGRQLWHYWLEGCYPTWQAWAMLWIFLGIQAVFYVTLPGVWGHGLPLAHLGNKALPYYCNAVYSFYTSIVLAFVLHVTGLFPMYTLIDRFGEVMSVAIISGIAISFGLYFWTIYMGHEHRMSGNFIYDVFMGANLNPRTGIIDWKMFFEVRLPWFILFFTSLSAAVKQYETYGYVTPQVMFVLYAHWLYANACSKGEELIITTWDMFFEKFGFMLIFWNMAGVPFTYAHCTLFLINHKPEDYEWSTAYNVFLFVTITVSYYFFDIANSQKNRFRQQRLGTMIKRNTFPQLPWQTIKNPTFIKCKNGSTLLTSGVYGWCRKPNYTADFIMCLTWALMCGVASPLPYFYPVFFFLVLIHRAYRDFERLERKYGEDYQEFKRQVPWIFIPYVF; via the coding sequence ATGTCTGCTGTTCGACAACGTAAAAGTGAGGCACAGGAGTCGCTTGGCGACAGCTCGAAGATGACGGCTTCCCTGGCCAAAGCTGAGGATGCTGCTCACCAGGGCTACGACTTTGGAGGACCGTTTGGAGCTCTGGCAATGATGACGGGCTTTCCTCTGCTCATGTGGTACCTGTACATCTCGTCGACCTACTACGACGGTCTGTTTGCTTGGCCCGCCGCCAACCAGACCTGGTCCGAGTTTGGTCGCCAGCTGTGGCACTACTGGCTGGAGGGTTGCTACCCCACGTGGCAGGCCTGGGCCATGCTGTGGATCTTCCTTGGCATCCAGGCCGTCTTCTACGTGACCCTCCCCGGCGTCTGGGGCCACGGTCTGCCCCTCGCCCACCTCGGAAACAAGGCTCTGCCCTACTACTGCAACGCTGTGTACTCCTTCTACACCTCCATTGTGCTGGCCTTTGTGCTCCACGTCACCGGCCTGTTCCCCATGTACACCCTGATCGACCGATTCGGCGAGGTCATGTCCGTGGCCATCATCTCCGGTATCGCCATCTCCTTCGGCCTCTACTTCTGGACCATCTACATGGGCCACGAGCACCGAATGTCCGGCAACTTCATCTATGACGTGTTCATGGGCGCCAACCTCAACCCCCGAACCGGCATCATCGACTGGAAGATGTTCTTCGAGGTGCGACTTCCTTGGTTCatcctcttcttcacctctcTGTCTGCCGCTGTCAAGCAGTACGAGACCTACGGCTACGTGACCCCTCAGGTCATGTTCGTGCTGTACGCCCACTGGCTGTACGCCAACGCCTGCTCCAAGGGAGAGGAgctcatcatcaccacctgGGACATGTTCTTTGAGAAGTTTGGCTTCATGCTCATTTTCTGGAACATGGCCGGTGTCCCCTTCACCTACGCCCACTGCACCCTCTTCCTCATTAACCACAAGCCTGAGGACTACGAGTGGTCCACTGCCTACAACGTGTTCCTGTTTGTGACCATCACCGTGTCGTACTACTTCTTCGACATTGCCAACTCGCAGAAGAACCGATTCCGACAGCAGCGACTGGGCACCATGATCAAGCGAAACACCTTCCCCCAGCTGCCCTGGCAAACCATCAAGAACCCTACTTTCATCAAGTGCAAGAACGGTTCTACTCTTCTCACCTCCGGTGTCTACGGCTGGTGCCGAAAGCCTAACTACACCGCTGATTTCATCATGTGCCTCACCTGGGCTCTCATGTGCGGTGTTGCTTCTCCCCTGCCTTACTTCTACccggtcttcttcttcctggTGCTCATCCACCGAGCTTACCGAGACTTTGAGCGACTGGAGCGAAAGTACGGTGAGGACTACCAGGAGTTCAAGCGACAGGTCCCTTGGATCTTCATCCCTTATGTTTTCTAA
- a CDS encoding uncharacterized protein (Compare to YALI0D19228g, no similarity) — MDKKIAAKIFRRKNDKKPVANGPAKKRMSATAVKDMLFHKAVTSTPSDKPPIFAGCTINISYMAESGVSDLQLKKDIIAHGGRVSRVITAGVTHVIARNFAAGKHDKVIGRAVSVDWALDCLNQGKRLSEGQYRLAQASPGQPKITLGGQQGASQASAPTASTTTA; from the coding sequence ATGGACAAGAAAATCGCAGCCAAAATTTTCCGCAGGAAAAATGACAAGAAACCCGTGGCAAATGGACCGGCCAAAAAACGCATGTCAGCCACGGCCGTGAAAGACATGCTGTTCCACAAGGCCGTGACGTCGACGCCTTCCGACAAGCCGCCGATTTTTGCAGGCTGCACAATCAACATTTCCTATATGGCAGAGTCCGGGGTTTCTGACTTGCAactcaagaaggacattaTTGCTCATGGAGGCCGCGTGTCTCGTGTGATCACAGCTGGAGTGACACACGTGATTGCCCGCAACTTCGCCGCCGGCAAGCACGACAAGGTGATTGGTCgggctgtttctgttgacTGGGCTCTGGACTGTCTCAATCAAGGCAAGAGGCTCAGTGAGGGCCAGTATCGGCTTGCCCAGGCTTCTCCAGGTCAGCCCAAGATTACCCTTGGAGGTCAACAAGGAGCCTCTCAAGCCTCCGCTCCAACCGCTTCAACGACCACCGCCTGA
- a CDS encoding uncharacterized protein (Compare to YALI0D19250g, similar to Saccharomyces cerevisiae YER128W; ancestral locus Anc_8.139, weakly similar to uniprot|Q9C0V9 Schizosaccharomyces pombe Hypothetical 21.4 kDa protein), with the protein MENDYTLRQVAENASKACYICYRPSAHVLIDKSNTDFFYICKSHLTDKGFATRVDPPVDTAAIEAELKKKQLEAEKEKVKKEWEDAQKKKSDKNEEEKDKEDAEKVKEMILKDKKLPEPEPVPESRKYTLHPTIYTQRVRQKKELAAAKKRAEHIKTMQFPGVPKGLPGEKKEEQDEKKDDGGEGEGKEV; encoded by the coding sequence ATGGAAAACGACTATACTCTGCGACAGGTGGCGGAAAACGCCTCCAAGGCCTGTTACATCTGCTACCGGCCTTCGGCTCACGTTCTGATCGACAAATCGAACACGGACTTCTTCTACATTTGCAAGTCGCATCTTACGGACAAGGGCTTTGCCACGAGGGTCGATCCTCCTGTGGACACCGCTGCTATAGaggccgagctcaagaagaagcagctcgaggccgagaaggaaaaggtcaagaaggaatGGGAGGACGCgcagaagaaaaagagcGACAAGAACGAAGAGGAAAaagacaaggaggacgcggagaaggtcaaggagatgattctcaaggacaagaagctgccTGAACCGGAACCCGTGCCCGAATCGAGAAAGTACACCCTGCATCCGACCATTTATACGCAGCGGGTGcgccagaagaaggagttggCCGCAGCAAAAAAGCGAGCTGAGCACATCAAGACCATGCAATTTCCAGGTGTTCCAAAGGGATTGCCTGGGGAGAAAAAGGAAGAGCAGGATGAAAAAAAGGATGACGGAGGAGAAGGGGAGGGTAAGGAGGTGTAA
- a CDS encoding uncharacterized protein (Compare to YALI0D19272g, weakly similar to uniprot|Q09710 Schizosaccharomyces pombe Hypothetical protein C18B11.03c in chromosome I), protein MSASCKSRPLGPHETYGTVQSILDLYSNVIVSATLYKPTNRQGALYAAKILLEKEPLLGVSISGQEGTFKMTKLREAKLNNYVDDSLNSKLLEDVVTDLHYVRLDLSKQQWKLLLLNNGKEIVFLFDHALLDGMSGLFVIETVVKALQEYSSHDLVSLTTIPNPSTPLPLPVEQQLVASPPFTLLLKELFKEYLFSEKVSTLPLQKHDWKGYHSIIDFTPFQSRAFYNMCKKYGFSVGAGLYALLVSSSSGVLHRKYPDAVSGPVRGLVPLNGRNFTPKLDPKRLGVVVGEICISTVVPKPEEVIGRVPSRAFVKIAHQFKSKITRDTQQTTFSGYPFMQPVGLIPWVRSLQEYFKKHTNNHQRSSMFAMSNLTCSDVPCEQLRFTQCTGGISPFIQYSVVGLKDKGISVGLGVSEDKEVLDEVNKSMRWFIQECENSFGKEV, encoded by the coding sequence ATGTCTGCTTCTTGCAAATCTCGCCCTCTAGGCCCCCACGAAACTTATGGCACTGTACAAAGCATTCTCGACCTCTACTCGAATGTGATTGTTTCAGCCACTCTATACAAACCCACCAATCGTCAGGGGGCTCTCTACGCCGCCAAGATCCTCCTGGAGAAGGAACCGCTTCTAGGAGTGTCAATTTCAGGCCAGGAAGGGACATTCAAGATGACGAAACTGAGAGAAGCCAAACTAAACAACTATGTGGACGATTCTCTAAACAGCAAACTGCTTGAAGATGTGGTTACAGACCTTCACTACGTGCGCCTGGACCTCTCTAAGCAACAGTGGAAGTTGcttctgctcaacaacggcaaggagattgtgttTCTTTTCGATCATGCCCTTCTGGACGGCATGTCGGGGTTGTTTGTGATCGAAACAGTTGTCAAGGCACTTCAGGAGTACTCTTCACATGACCTGGTTTCTCTGACCACGATCCCTAACCCTTCCACTCCTTTACCTTTGCCAGTGGAACAACAGCTGGTTGCGTCTCCCCCTTTCACTCTGCTTTTGAAGGAACTGTTCAAGGAGTATCTTTTCAGCGAGAAGGTGTCGACACTTCCACTTCAGAAACATGATTGGAAGGGATATCACTCCATTATCGACTTTACTCCTTTCCAATCACGTGCCTTCTACAACATGTGTAAGAAGTATGGGTTCAGTGTTGGGGCAGGTCTCTATGCACTTCTTGtgagctcttcttcagGTGTACTTCACCGCAAGTATCCAGATGCAGTTTCTGGCCCAGTTCGAGGTCTTGTTCCTCTGAATGGTCGAAACTTCACTCCCAAACTGGACCCCAAACGTCTCGGAGTGGTTGTGGGAGAGATTTGCATTTCTACGGTTGTCCCAAAGCCCGAAGAAGTGATTGGGCGGGTTCCTAGTCGTGCTTTCGTTAAGATAGCCCACCAATTCAAGTCCAAAATTACTCGCGACACTCAGCAGACCACCTTCTCAGGGTACCCCTTTATGCAACCTGTGGGACTTATTCCCTGGGTCCGTTCGCTTCAGGAGTACTTCAAGAAGCACACAAACAACCACCAGCGGTCTTCCATGTTTGCTATGAGCAACTTGACGTGCTCGGATGTACCCTGTGAGCAGCTCAGGTTCACCCAATGTACCGGAGGCATTTCTCCTTTCATCCAGTACTCGGTTGTGGGACTTAAAGACAAAGGTATCAGTGTGGGACTGGGTGTTTCTGAAGACAAGGAAGTTTTGGATGAGGTCAATAAGTCCATGAGATGGTTTATCCAGGAGTGTGAGAACTCATTTGGCAAGGAAGTGTAG
- a CDS encoding uncharacterized protein (Compare to YALI0D19294g, no similarity) — MNYSAFYDSSPSFQTKSMNYPPDSVCPMDLFPKPVNFAPEEIPSFNILEPNYAFDNDSQSTLTGDETDFDTLSDVDSEYEVNYVRHESKLGEENFEDDELSEDEHYLPHYLSPVAIQQQGKNVGLVKRQHVRNSRPRDLDQFEILIVTPAYSPEEEPLSPTSCYVCTEEIGPVDDYPSPGHSPDLGDLTDDDTTSDTTLDTLVEHSSFSEDLWFQRKPNEMHEM, encoded by the coding sequence ATGAACTACTCGGCTTTCTACGACTCAAGTCCTTCTTTCCAGACTAAGTCTATGAACTATCCCCCAGACAGTGTCTGTCCAATGGACCTATTTCCAAAGCCAGTCAACTTTGCCCCTGAGGAAATCCCTTCGTTCAATATTCTTGAGCCCAACTATGCCTTTGACAATGACTCGCAGTCCACGTTGACCGGAGATGAAACTGATTTTGACACTCTGAGTGACGTGGACAGTGAGTACGAGGTCAACTACGTTCGTCACGAATCTAagcttggagaagagaatTTCGAAGATGATGAACTGTCTGAGGACGAGCACTACCTCCCTCATTATCTGTCTCCTGTTGcgatccagcagcagggcaAGAACGTTGGACTAGTCAAACGACAGCACGTTCGAAATTCTCGTCCACGTGATTTAGACCAGTTTGAGATTCTGATCGTAACCCCTGCTTACAGCCCAGAAGAGGAGCCTCTCTCTCCTACTTCCTGCTACGTTTGTACAGAGGAGATTGGACCTGTCGACGACTACCCTTCTCCTGGTCATTCTCCCGACCTCGGAGACCTTACCGACGACGATACCACCAGTGATACCACCCTGGATACTCTGGTTGAACACTCATCCTTCTCTGAGGATCTCTGGTTCCAGCGCAAGCCCAACGAGATGCACGAGATGTAG